From the Daphnia magna isolate NIES linkage group LG3, ASM2063170v1.1, whole genome shotgun sequence genome, one window contains:
- the LOC116919439 gene encoding probable peroxisomal acyl-coenzyme A oxidase 1 isoform X1 — MLLFWHPVKCPASFQTQNQLRKLATSSMIKYKQFTDTMAASFYENPDLKRERQSCNFDKDEITNLIDGNVEKTKYRRELVEYILSDPSLKDPIPVEYLSHEEKYAAELKKACLLVQKMREPVPKEAKFETLRKRQENGKPLDIGVGPSSVILKEGNALGLHFVMFIPAIIGQGSTEQQNKWLPRALNLEIIGTYAQTELGHGTFLRGLETKATYDPDTKEFILETPSLSAYKWWPGGLGKTSNYAVVMAQLYTKGKCEGIHPFLVQLRDETTHEPLPGIFVGEIGPKLGLNSNDNGYLGFDRVRIPRDQLLMKHSQVLEDGTYVKPKSTKLGYATMVYVRVFIVQDMAQVLRKAVTIATRYSCVRHQSELKPGEPEPQILDYKAQQNKLFPALAASFAFHFAAEKVWNLYHLATENIGKGDLQMLPDLHGMSCAMKALSTSETAKFVETLRQSCGGHGYMVSSGFPRLYGIATASETYEGENTVLWLQVARYLIKTRMDGSGGQSVAYLIGSNLPDNKAVDLSLDGIINLFQRVAAGYVDLAMKELAEHGRQGMAPYDAWNHSAVQLIKAAQAHARYLVADCFVRSVKEDKLSGPVRSILNELCEFLLIYWLVERSGDFFMFAELKTEHLSQLQAKYMELLSIIRGYAVNVVDSFDIRDEALGSVLGCWDGNAYQRLFDEALKSPLNRNAVHRESFEKYLKPLMKSKL; from the exons ATGCTGCTTTTTTGGCATCCTGTAAAATG TCCCGCCTCTTTTCAAACCCAGAATCAATTACGAAAATTGGCAACATCGTCTATGATCAAGTACAAG CAATTCACAGACACGATGGCAGCATCTTTTTATGAAAACCCTGatttgaaaagagaaagacaatCTTGTAATTTCGACAAGGATGAAATTACCAACTTGATTGATGGTAAtgtggaaaaaacaaaatatcgACGTGAACTAG TTGAGTACATTCTGTCTGACCCAAGTCTGAAGGATCCAATTCCTGTGGAATATTTAAGCcatgaagaaaaatatgctGCTGAGCTAAAGAAAGCTTGTTTACTAGTACAGAAAATGAGAGAGCCTGTGCCCAAAGAAGCTAAATTTGAAACTctgag AAAAAGGCAAGAAAATGGCAAGCCTCTTGATATTGGTGTTGGCCCATCATCTGTCATCCTTAAGGAAGGAAATGCCTTAGGACTTCATTTTGTAATGTTTATACCTGCTATTATTGGCCAAGGGAGTACTGAGCAGCAAAACAAGTGGCTTCCACGTGCCTTAAATCTTGAAATAATAGGAACATATGCTCAG ACGGAGCTTGGCCATGGGACTTTCCTTCGTGGGCTTGAAACTAAAGCTACGTATGATCCAGACACTAAGGAGTTTATACTTGAAACTCCTTCCTTATCGGCCTACAAATG GTGGCCAGGAGGGT tgGGAAAGACGTCGAATTATGCCGTTGTGATGGCTCAGTTGTATACCAAAGGAAAATGCGAGGGAATTCATCCTTTTCTGGTTCAGCTACGCGACGAAACCACTCACGAACCCCTTCCAG GAATTTTCGTGGGTGAAATTGGTCCGAAATTAGGTTTGAATTCGAATGACAACGGCTATTTAGGCTTTGATAGAGTACGGATTCCACGCGATCAACTACTAATGAAACATTCACAAGTCCTTGAG GATGGAACTTACGTTAAGCCGAAGAGTACTAAACTTGGCTATGCTACGATGGTCTACGTGCGTGTCTTCATTGTCCAG GATATGGCGCAAGTGCTACGAAAGGCAGTCACCATAGCTACCCGATACAGCTGTGTAAGACATCAGTCGGAGTTAAAACCAGG ggaaccCGAACCACAAATTCTTGATTACAAagcacaacaaaacaaactgtttCCTGCATTAGCTGCAAGCTTCGCATTCCATTTTGCCGCGGAAAAAGTCTGGAATTTGTACCATCTTGCAACTGAAAATATTGGCAAGGGCGACCTACAGATGCTGCCTGAC CTTCATGGAATGTCGTGTGCGATGAAAGCGCTATCGACAAGTGAAACGGCTAAATTTGTTGAAACATTGCGCCAGTCATGCGGTGGTCACGGCTACATGg TCAGCAGCGGCTTTCCCCGATTGTATGGAATAGCTACAGCTTCAGAGACATACGAAGGAGAAAATACTGTTTTATGGTTACAAGTTGCCAG GTATCTAATCAAAACACGCATGGATGGCTCTGGAGGCCAGAGCGTAGCCTACTTGATTGGTTCCAATTTACCAGACAATAAAGCCGTTGATCTTAGTCTAGACGGTATTATTAATCTCTTTCAGAGAGTTGCTGCAGG TTATGTAGATCTCGCCATGAAAGAGCTTGCAGAACATGGTCGTCAAGGCATGGCTCCCTATGACGCGTGGAATCACTCAGCCGTCCAATTAATCAAGGCAGCTCAAGCTCATGCACGTTATCTCGTGGCTGACTGCTTTGTACGCTCCGTCAAAGAAGACAAGTTATCCGGTCCGGTTCGTTCAATCCTTAACGAATTATGTGAATTCCTCCTCATCTATTGGCTCGTAGAGCGAAGTGGCGACTTTTTCATG TTTGCAGAGCTCAAAACAGAACATTTGTCACAGCTTCAAGCTAAGTACATGGAATTACTTAGCATAATCAGGGGTTATGCCGTGAACGTTGTTGATTCATTTGATATACGTGATGAAGCACTTGGCTCGGTCCTCGGTTGCTGGGATGGCAACGCTTATCAAAGGCTCTTCGATGAAGCGTTAAAAAGTCCGTTGAACAGGAATGCCGTCCACAgagaatcatttgaaaaatatttgaaaccTTTGATGAAGTCAAAGCTGTAG
- the LOC116919439 gene encoding probable peroxisomal acyl-coenzyme A oxidase 1 isoform X2, giving the protein MAASFYENPDLKRERQSCNFDKDEITNLIDGNVEKTKYRRELVEYILSDPSLKDPIPVEYLSHEEKYAAELKKACLLVQKMREPVPKEAKFETLRKRQENGKPLDIGVGPSSVILKEGNALGLHFVMFIPAIIGQGSTEQQNKWLPRALNLEIIGTYAQTELGHGTFLRGLETKATYDPDTKEFILETPSLSAYKWWPGGLGKTSNYAVVMAQLYTKGKCEGIHPFLVQLRDETTHEPLPGIFVGEIGPKLGLNSNDNGYLGFDRVRIPRDQLLMKHSQVLEDGTYVKPKSTKLGYATMVYVRVFIVQDMAQVLRKAVTIATRYSCVRHQSELKPGEPEPQILDYKAQQNKLFPALAASFAFHFAAEKVWNLYHLATENIGKGDLQMLPDLHGMSCAMKALSTSETAKFVETLRQSCGGHGYMVSSGFPRLYGIATASETYEGENTVLWLQVARYLIKTRMDGSGGQSVAYLIGSNLPDNKAVDLSLDGIINLFQRVAAGYVDLAMKELAEHGRQGMAPYDAWNHSAVQLIKAAQAHARYLVADCFVRSVKEDKLSGPVRSILNELCEFLLIYWLVERSGDFFMFAELKTEHLSQLQAKYMELLSIIRGYAVNVVDSFDIRDEALGSVLGCWDGNAYQRLFDEALKSPLNRNAVHRESFEKYLKPLMKSKL; this is encoded by the exons ATGGCAGCATCTTTTTATGAAAACCCTGatttgaaaagagaaagacaatCTTGTAATTTCGACAAGGATGAAATTACCAACTTGATTGATGGTAAtgtggaaaaaacaaaatatcgACGTGAACTAG TTGAGTACATTCTGTCTGACCCAAGTCTGAAGGATCCAATTCCTGTGGAATATTTAAGCcatgaagaaaaatatgctGCTGAGCTAAAGAAAGCTTGTTTACTAGTACAGAAAATGAGAGAGCCTGTGCCCAAAGAAGCTAAATTTGAAACTctgag AAAAAGGCAAGAAAATGGCAAGCCTCTTGATATTGGTGTTGGCCCATCATCTGTCATCCTTAAGGAAGGAAATGCCTTAGGACTTCATTTTGTAATGTTTATACCTGCTATTATTGGCCAAGGGAGTACTGAGCAGCAAAACAAGTGGCTTCCACGTGCCTTAAATCTTGAAATAATAGGAACATATGCTCAG ACGGAGCTTGGCCATGGGACTTTCCTTCGTGGGCTTGAAACTAAAGCTACGTATGATCCAGACACTAAGGAGTTTATACTTGAAACTCCTTCCTTATCGGCCTACAAATG GTGGCCAGGAGGGT tgGGAAAGACGTCGAATTATGCCGTTGTGATGGCTCAGTTGTATACCAAAGGAAAATGCGAGGGAATTCATCCTTTTCTGGTTCAGCTACGCGACGAAACCACTCACGAACCCCTTCCAG GAATTTTCGTGGGTGAAATTGGTCCGAAATTAGGTTTGAATTCGAATGACAACGGCTATTTAGGCTTTGATAGAGTACGGATTCCACGCGATCAACTACTAATGAAACATTCACAAGTCCTTGAG GATGGAACTTACGTTAAGCCGAAGAGTACTAAACTTGGCTATGCTACGATGGTCTACGTGCGTGTCTTCATTGTCCAG GATATGGCGCAAGTGCTACGAAAGGCAGTCACCATAGCTACCCGATACAGCTGTGTAAGACATCAGTCGGAGTTAAAACCAGG ggaaccCGAACCACAAATTCTTGATTACAAagcacaacaaaacaaactgtttCCTGCATTAGCTGCAAGCTTCGCATTCCATTTTGCCGCGGAAAAAGTCTGGAATTTGTACCATCTTGCAACTGAAAATATTGGCAAGGGCGACCTACAGATGCTGCCTGAC CTTCATGGAATGTCGTGTGCGATGAAAGCGCTATCGACAAGTGAAACGGCTAAATTTGTTGAAACATTGCGCCAGTCATGCGGTGGTCACGGCTACATGg TCAGCAGCGGCTTTCCCCGATTGTATGGAATAGCTACAGCTTCAGAGACATACGAAGGAGAAAATACTGTTTTATGGTTACAAGTTGCCAG GTATCTAATCAAAACACGCATGGATGGCTCTGGAGGCCAGAGCGTAGCCTACTTGATTGGTTCCAATTTACCAGACAATAAAGCCGTTGATCTTAGTCTAGACGGTATTATTAATCTCTTTCAGAGAGTTGCTGCAGG TTATGTAGATCTCGCCATGAAAGAGCTTGCAGAACATGGTCGTCAAGGCATGGCTCCCTATGACGCGTGGAATCACTCAGCCGTCCAATTAATCAAGGCAGCTCAAGCTCATGCACGTTATCTCGTGGCTGACTGCTTTGTACGCTCCGTCAAAGAAGACAAGTTATCCGGTCCGGTTCGTTCAATCCTTAACGAATTATGTGAATTCCTCCTCATCTATTGGCTCGTAGAGCGAAGTGGCGACTTTTTCATG TTTGCAGAGCTCAAAACAGAACATTTGTCACAGCTTCAAGCTAAGTACATGGAATTACTTAGCATAATCAGGGGTTATGCCGTGAACGTTGTTGATTCATTTGATATACGTGATGAAGCACTTGGCTCGGTCCTCGGTTGCTGGGATGGCAACGCTTATCAAAGGCTCTTCGATGAAGCGTTAAAAAGTCCGTTGAACAGGAATGCCGTCCACAgagaatcatttgaaaaatatttgaaaccTTTGATGAAGTCAAAGCTGTAG
- the LOC116919441 gene encoding uncharacterized protein LOC116919441 isoform X2 has product MAVIQLLQLLLTLHLLMTIVSAGTNVNRQLDIPAFQSFFSQASSQRSKDDAKTKVIIGPDLLSEIELKPSPPVNSDVKVNDTFVKNENLISTRDSKSGAERNHVNVPRNTELKNVSGYQQASSGLINGGFSLSLPIPSTVIEKNGQDFEFKPMLNSSSHGSILLNSARASGTLNQYTALSGKSELIPLRPDQPISVQSSNFRAFSSSNHPTASSAIFSRKAASTRALSNHRYVNTHIVPAKTVSYNDWIPISQPIPLPVTSLNSQTVTNKPPSSNGLFQSTTSNPSITTLKREEYKIEKTENKTKENVQFGSSPVAASNGDVGEVDNDSNPSFLRGLSFKKPSTPLYGQVLYPPPKYAPAKRPLTKYVSKIVSVPPKSVNEIIAGGVGVQPPIQPVYQYNPPPGQGKFKPLVNVHPTTINSGHALSENSLNGNGGVKEVTNVGYPNPFQPIKTNSSPELPVLRQLSGGVNGNPPHSSVQTDFEDDVGTISSFSYFRNLNSDISGPKGFDNAFSIHAGRNIAKEFNKNMFDHTGFPGNGQSAKKNKDHGIGGGKY; this is encoded by the exons ATGGCAGTTATTCAGCTA CTTCAATTACTGCTCACCCTGCACCTTTTGATGACGATTGTGTCAGCGGGGACGAATGTCAATAGACAATTGGATATTCCCGCCTTTCAATCATTCTT TTCTCAAGCTTCATCGCAACGCTCAAAAGATgacgcaaaaacaaaagtcaTTATCGGACCTGATCTTttaagtgaaattgaattaaaacCGTCACCGCCTGTTAACTCTGACGTTAAAGTTAATGACACATTTGTAAAGAACGAAAACCTCATTTCGACACGTGATTCTAAATCTGGAGCAGAAAGGAATCATGTAAATGTTCCAAGAAATACAGAATTGAAGAATGTGTCTGGGTATCAGCAAGCATCGTCTGGTTTAATAAACGGAGGATTCTCCCTCTCTTTACCTATCCCATCGACAGTGATAGAGAAGAACGGACAGGATTTTGAATTTAAACCCATGCTCAATAGCAGCTCTCACGGATCCATTCTG CTTAACAGTGCAAGAGCTAGTGGAACCCTGAACCAATACACCGCTCTTAGCGGAAAATCAG AACTTATACCACTTCGACCAGACCAACCTATCTCTGTTCAGTCTTCAAATTTTCGTGCATTTTCGTCTTCAAATCATCCGACCGCCTCTTCCGCAATCTTTTCGAGAAAAGCGGCGTCAACCCGCGCATTATCAAACCACAGATACGTTAACACACACATAGTGCCTGCCAAAACAGTTAGTTATAACGACTGGATTCCAATAAGTCAACCGATACCATTACCAGTTACTTCATTGAACTCTCAAACGGTGACTAACAAACCACCTAGTTCAAATGGGCTATTTCAGTCTACAACTAGCAATCCGAGCATTACGACGCTAAAAAGAG AAGAatacaaaattgaaaaaacgGAGAACAAAACGAAGGAAAACGTACAATTTGGAAGTTCACCAGTGGCGGCCTCGAATGGAGACGTTGGCGAGGTGGATAACGACAGCAATCCTAGTTTCTTAAGAGGACTCAGTTTCAAAAAGCCTAGTACCCCTTTGTATGGACAAGTGCTCTACCCACCTCCG AAATACGCCCCAGCAAAACGGCCATTAACCAAGTATGTCTCCAAAATAGTTTCAGTACCGCCCAAAAGTGTTAACGAAATCATTGCTGGAGGAGTAG GTGTACAGCCGCCAATTCAACCCGTGTATCAATATAACCCCCCGCCAGGCCAAGGGAAATTTAAACCTCTTGTTAATGTACATCCTACAACTATAAATAGCGGTCACGCGTTGTCGGAAAATAGCCTAAACGGAAATGGTGGTGTT AAAGAAGTTACCAATGTAGGTTATCCGAATCCatttcagccgataaaaaccaATAGTAGCCCAGAACTTCCTGTCTTAAGACAGCTCAGCGGTGGAGTCAACGGCAATCCTCCGCACTCGTCTGTTCAGACTGACTTTGAAGATG ATGTTGGTACGATCAGCTCGTTCAGCTACTTTCGCAACCTGAATTCTGATATATCTGGGCCCAAGGGTTTCGACAATGCTTTCAGCATTCATGCTGGACGGAACATAGCGaaggaattcaataaaaatatgttcGATCATACTGGCTTTCCTGGTAATGGCCAAAGTGCAAAAAAGAACAAGGACCATGGGATAGGCGGAGGAAAGTACTAG
- the LOC116919441 gene encoding uncharacterized protein LOC116919441 isoform X1 — protein sequence MAVIQLLQLLLTLHLLMTIVSAGTNVNRQLDIPAFQSFFSQASSQRSKDDAKTKVIIGPDLLSEIELKPSPPVNSDVKVNDTFVKNENLISTRDSKSGAERNHVNVPRNTELKNVSGYQQASSGLINGGFSLSLPIPSTVIEKNGQDFEFKPMLNSSSHGSILLNSARASGTLNQYTALSGKSELIPLRPDQPISVQSSNFRAFSSSNHPTASSAIFSRKAASTRALSNHRYVNTHIVPAKTVSYNDWIPISQPIPLPVTSLNSQTVTNKPPSSNGLFQSTTSNPSITTLKREEEYKIEKTENKTKENVQFGSSPVAASNGDVGEVDNDSNPSFLRGLSFKKPSTPLYGQVLYPPPKYAPAKRPLTKYVSKIVSVPPKSVNEIIAGGVGVQPPIQPVYQYNPPPGQGKFKPLVNVHPTTINSGHALSENSLNGNGGVKEVTNVGYPNPFQPIKTNSSPELPVLRQLSGGVNGNPPHSSVQTDFEDDVGTISSFSYFRNLNSDISGPKGFDNAFSIHAGRNIAKEFNKNMFDHTGFPGNGQSAKKNKDHGIGGGKY from the exons ATGGCAGTTATTCAGCTA CTTCAATTACTGCTCACCCTGCACCTTTTGATGACGATTGTGTCAGCGGGGACGAATGTCAATAGACAATTGGATATTCCCGCCTTTCAATCATTCTT TTCTCAAGCTTCATCGCAACGCTCAAAAGATgacgcaaaaacaaaagtcaTTATCGGACCTGATCTTttaagtgaaattgaattaaaacCGTCACCGCCTGTTAACTCTGACGTTAAAGTTAATGACACATTTGTAAAGAACGAAAACCTCATTTCGACACGTGATTCTAAATCTGGAGCAGAAAGGAATCATGTAAATGTTCCAAGAAATACAGAATTGAAGAATGTGTCTGGGTATCAGCAAGCATCGTCTGGTTTAATAAACGGAGGATTCTCCCTCTCTTTACCTATCCCATCGACAGTGATAGAGAAGAACGGACAGGATTTTGAATTTAAACCCATGCTCAATAGCAGCTCTCACGGATCCATTCTG CTTAACAGTGCAAGAGCTAGTGGAACCCTGAACCAATACACCGCTCTTAGCGGAAAATCAG AACTTATACCACTTCGACCAGACCAACCTATCTCTGTTCAGTCTTCAAATTTTCGTGCATTTTCGTCTTCAAATCATCCGACCGCCTCTTCCGCAATCTTTTCGAGAAAAGCGGCGTCAACCCGCGCATTATCAAACCACAGATACGTTAACACACACATAGTGCCTGCCAAAACAGTTAGTTATAACGACTGGATTCCAATAAGTCAACCGATACCATTACCAGTTACTTCATTGAACTCTCAAACGGTGACTAACAAACCACCTAGTTCAAATGGGCTATTTCAGTCTACAACTAGCAATCCGAGCATTACGACGCTAAAAAGAG AAGAAGAatacaaaattgaaaaaacgGAGAACAAAACGAAGGAAAACGTACAATTTGGAAGTTCACCAGTGGCGGCCTCGAATGGAGACGTTGGCGAGGTGGATAACGACAGCAATCCTAGTTTCTTAAGAGGACTCAGTTTCAAAAAGCCTAGTACCCCTTTGTATGGACAAGTGCTCTACCCACCTCCG AAATACGCCCCAGCAAAACGGCCATTAACCAAGTATGTCTCCAAAATAGTTTCAGTACCGCCCAAAAGTGTTAACGAAATCATTGCTGGAGGAGTAG GTGTACAGCCGCCAATTCAACCCGTGTATCAATATAACCCCCCGCCAGGCCAAGGGAAATTTAAACCTCTTGTTAATGTACATCCTACAACTATAAATAGCGGTCACGCGTTGTCGGAAAATAGCCTAAACGGAAATGGTGGTGTT AAAGAAGTTACCAATGTAGGTTATCCGAATCCatttcagccgataaaaaccaATAGTAGCCCAGAACTTCCTGTCTTAAGACAGCTCAGCGGTGGAGTCAACGGCAATCCTCCGCACTCGTCTGTTCAGACTGACTTTGAAGATG ATGTTGGTACGATCAGCTCGTTCAGCTACTTTCGCAACCTGAATTCTGATATATCTGGGCCCAAGGGTTTCGACAATGCTTTCAGCATTCATGCTGGACGGAACATAGCGaaggaattcaataaaaatatgttcGATCATACTGGCTTTCCTGGTAATGGCCAAAGTGCAAAAAAGAACAAGGACCATGGGATAGGCGGAGGAAAGTACTAG